In the genome of Vicia villosa cultivar HV-30 ecotype Madison, WI linkage group LG7, Vvil1.0, whole genome shotgun sequence, one region contains:
- the LOC131615995 gene encoding elongation factor 1-gamma 3-like isoform X2: MALILHTGEGNKNVYKALIAAEYASVQVQYTPNFEFGVSNKTPQFLKMNPLGKVPVLETPHGPVFESNAIARYVARSKDDNTLYGSSLIEYAQVEQWIDFSSLEIDSNILRWYYPRLGYGPYLPPAEESAITGLKRA, from the exons ATGGCTCTC atCCTGCATACTGGTGAAGGAAACAAAAATGTTTACAAGGCACTCATTGCTGCCGAGTATGCTTCTGTCCAAGTCCAGTACACCCCTAACTTTGAATTTGGTGTCTCTAATAAAACACCTCAATTCCTCAAAATGAATCCTCTCGGCAAGGTTCCCGTTTTGGAAACCCCTCACGGCCCTGTCTTTGAGAGCAACGCTATTGCTCGTTATGTTGCTCGATCCAAGGATGACAACACTCTATATGGATCTTCTCTCATCGAATAT GCTCAGGTTGAACAATGGATTGATTTCTCATCATTGGAGATTGATTCCAACATTCTTAGGTGGTACTACCCTAGATTGGGATATGGGCCATACCTTCCTCCG GCCGAGGAGAGTGCAATTACTGGACTCAAGAGAGCTTGA
- the LOC131619762 gene encoding uncharacterized protein LOC131619762: MVPEKEQATRGESDWSCVKGYITWYYRVSHPYMLPAAPRDPPRPSHEEILQAHQAELDHTHDLIADGLFPKGSAERRVVDNMIRLAQEAFLYCRNRAMTGGALDPRGRARRGHGGHRSGDGGRGGEQQDDVRHTQ; this comes from the coding sequence atggttcctGAGAAGGAGCAGGCGACGAGAGGAGAGAGCGACTGGAGCTGCGTCAAAGGGTACATCACCTGGTACTATAGGGTGTCACACCCGTACATGCTGCCCGCTGCACCTAGAGATCCGCCCAGACCATCCCACGAGGAGATTTTGCAGGCTCACCAGGCTGAGTTGGACCACACTCACGATCTCATTGCAGATGGTTTATTTCCTAAGGGGTCTGCGGAGAGGCGTGTGGTGGATAATATGATTAGGCTGGCACAAGAGGCATTTCTATACTGTAGAAATCGTGCCATGACTGGTGGGGCACTGGACCCTAGAGGCAGAGCCAGGAGAGGACATGGTGGACACAGAAGCGGAGACGGAGGCCGTGGTGGAGAGCAGCAGGATGATGTCCGGCACACACAGTAG
- the LOC131615995 gene encoding elongation factor 1-gamma 3-like isoform X1, whose amino-acid sequence MALILHTGEGNKNVYKALIAAEYASVQVQYTPNFEFGVSNKTPQFLKMNPLGKVPVLETPHGPVFESNAIARYVARSKDDNTLYGSSLIEYAQVEQWIDFSSLEIDSNILRWYYPRLGYGPYLPPNEGRGECNYWTQESLTATHLASNTYLVGHSVTLADIIMISNLYFGFTSKMVLDEWKRLYSNTKSNFREVAIKGFWDMYDPEGYSL is encoded by the exons ATGGCTCTC atCCTGCATACTGGTGAAGGAAACAAAAATGTTTACAAGGCACTCATTGCTGCCGAGTATGCTTCTGTCCAAGTCCAGTACACCCCTAACTTTGAATTTGGTGTCTCTAATAAAACACCTCAATTCCTCAAAATGAATCCTCTCGGCAAGGTTCCCGTTTTGGAAACCCCTCACGGCCCTGTCTTTGAGAGCAACGCTATTGCTCGTTATGTTGCTCGATCCAAGGATGACAACACTCTATATGGATCTTCTCTCATCGAATAT GCTCAGGTTGAACAATGGATTGATTTCTCATCATTGGAGATTGATTCCAACATTCTTAGGTGGTACTACCCTAGATTGGGATATGGGCCATACCTTCCTCCG AATGAAGGCCGAGGAGAGTGCAATTACTGGACTCAAGAGAGCTTGACTGCCACTCACCTTGCCTCCAACACTTACCTGGTTGGCCATTCTGTCACCCTCGCCGACATCATTATGATAAGCAATTTGTATTTTGGTTTCACTAGTAAGATGGTACTGGATGAATGGAAAAGGCTTTACTCAAACACTAAATCCAACTTCAGGGAGGTTGCAATAAAAG GATTTTGGGATATGTATGATCCTGAAGGATACTCTCTCTAG
- the LOC131619761 gene encoding receptor-like protein 6, which produces MGSLLLVLPYFFLHLVLLLLSHFTSNTFSSCNPHESSALLHFKNSFFINTSSKPDSLSACFSFSFKTESWKKSKDCCEWDGVTCDKVSDYVIGVDLSCNNLKGKLHPNSTIFHLKHLQQLNLAFNDFSMSSLQVGIGDLVNLTHLYLSNCQLSGNIPSTISRLSKLVSLDLSANDMELNSFTWNKLIHNATNLRELYLDHVNMSLIRESSLSMLKNLSSSLVSLSLRDTGLKGNLSTDILSLPNLQKLDLSSNEDLSGQLPKSNWSIPLRFLNLHNTSFVGEIPYSIGRLKSLTLLVLSKCNFDGLIPLSLWNLTQLTFLDLGENNLKGEIPSSLSKLTHLTSLVLGYNKFSGNIPNVFENLTKLEILSLSSNKLVGPIPNKITKHSKLIFLFLGNNMLNGTIPHWCYYLSSLLYLDLSNNHLTGFIDEFSTYSLEILFLSNNNLHGHFPKSIFKLQNLTYLDLSSTNLSGIVHFHQFSTFKNIYLLDLSNNSALSINIDGKAQTISPYLELLYLSSTNINSFPKFLAPLPNLRVLDLSNNNIHGKISKLFQKQLLNSWNNIEHIDLSFNKLQGDLPIPPYGIQYLLLSNNNFIGDIALSLCNASSLKVLNLAHNSLTGTIPQCLGTFSSLLILDIQMNNLYGSMPRTFSKENQFETIRLNGNQLEGPLPHSLAHCTKLEILDLGNNNINDAFPNWLETLQELQVLSLRSNKLHGKITCSNTEHSFSKMRIFDISHNNLSGPLPTSCIKNFRGMMNVNDSQIGPEYMGQGNYYEDSVVITIKGFSMELTRILTTFTTIDLSNNMFQGEIPHVIGELISLKGLNLSNNEITDNIPQSLSNLRNLEWLDLSRNQLTGEIPIALTNLNFLSFLNLSQNHLEGMIPKGPQFDTFENTSYDGNTMLCGFPLSKSCKKDEDQPPHSTSEDEEESGFGWKAVVTGYACGAIFGLLFGYNVFFIGKPVRLVRFFEGMFNIRLKRTGNRAGANRHALSKWLKQMGSLLSVLPYFSLHLFLLLLLTLFTCYTFSLCNPHDTSALLQFKNSFFVNTSSKPEYDYDDYPLYGCPSFSFKTESWKISKDCCEWDGVTCDNVSDYVIGLDLSCNNLKGELHPNSTIFQLRHLQQLNLAFNDFFMSSLHDGVGGLVNLRYLNLSYCNLTGNIPSTISHLSKLVSLDLSRSYYQLELNPFTWNKLIHNATNLRELSLDYVNMSSIRESSLSMLKNLSSSLVSLSLAYTELEGYLSCDILSLPNLQKLDLSDNDYLSGQLPKSNWSTPLTHLDLHYCNFNGMVPPSLWNLTQLTYLNLAVNNFEGEISSLLSKLTNLTFLDLGYNKFSGNIPNVFQNLIKLEYLSLYRNKLVGPIPSEIAKHSKLSILYLGHNMLTGTIPHWCYNMPSLSRLHLGDNHLTGFISNFSTHSLEYLFLSNNSLTGDIAMSLCNASSMIVLNLAHNNLTGTIPQCLGTFPYLYILDMQMNNFYGSMPATFSKKNNFETIKLNGNQLEGPLPHSLAHCTYLEILDLSNNNIYDTFPMWLETLQELQVLSLRSNKLHGTIRRTNTEHPFPKLRIFDISDNKFSGPLPISLLENFQEMMNVSKNKIGLKYMGKHSYYNESVVVAMKGHFMELTRILTALTIIDLSNNMFDGEIPHVIGELISLTGLNLSNNEITGNIPQSLSNLRNLEWLDLSRNQLIGEIPTSLAILTFLSFLNLSQNHLEGIIPKGQQFDTFGNDSYEGNTMLCGLPLSKLCKNDEDQSPNSTSEDKEESGFGWKAVVTGYVCGAVLGMLLGYNVFLFEKPECLIRFFEHMFNVRLKRPRNRAGGIRRRMN; this is translated from the exons ATGGGATCCTTACTTTTAGTATTGCCTTATTTTTTCCTTCACTTGGTTTTATTACTACTTTCTCATTTTACATCAAACACTTTCTCATCATGCAACCCCCATGAGAGTTCTGCATTGTTACACTTCAAGAACTCATTTTTCATCAACACTTCGTCTAAACCTGATAGTCTGTCTGCatgtttctctttttctttcaagACAGAATCTTGGAAAAAGAGTAAAGACTGTTGCGAGTGGGATGGTGTCACCTGCGACAAAGTGTCTGACTATGTCATTGGTGTGGACCTTAGTTGCAATAATCTGAAAGGTAAATTACATCCAAATAGcacaatctttcatcttaaaCACCTTCAACAACTCAACTTGGCTTTTAATGATTTTTCTATGTCTTCATTGCAAGTTGGTATTGGTGATCTAGTGAATCTCACACATCTCTATCTTTCAAACTGTCAACTCAGTGGTAATATTCCTTCCACAATTTCTCGTTTGTCAAAATTAGTATCACTTGATCTTAGTGCAAATGACATGGAACTCAATTCATTCACATGGAACAAACTCATTCATAATGCTACTAATTTAAGAGAGCTTTATCTAGATCATGTGAATATGAGTTTAATTAGAGAGAGCTCTTTGTCTATGCTAAAGAATTTATCATCCTCTTTGGTTTCTCTTAGTCTAAGAGACACTGGCTTGAAAGGAAATTTGTCAACTGACATCCTCTCTCTACCTAATCTTCAAAAACTAGATTTGTCATCTAATGAAGATCTAAGTGGTCAACTTCCAAAATCAAACTGGAGCATTCCTCTTAGGTTCTTGAACCTCCATAACACTTCTTTTGTTGGAGAAATTCCTTATTCCATAGGTCGGTTGAAATCTCTTACCCTATTAGTCCTTTCAAAGTGCAATTTTGATGGTTTGATTCCTCTATCTTTGTGGAACCTCACTCAACTCACATTCTTGGACCTTGGTGAAAACAATCTTAAAGGTGAGATCCCATCATCACTTTCAAAACTTACACACCTCACTTCCTTAGTTCTTGGATATAATAAATTTAGCGGCAACATTCcaaatgtttttgaaaatttaaccAAATTAGAAATTTTATCACTTTCTAGTAATAAACTAGTTGGCCCAATtccaaataaaattacaaaacatTCCAAATTGATCTTTCTGTTTTTAGGAAATAACATGTTAAATGGAACAATTCCACACTGGTGTTACtatttgtcttctttgttatacTTGGACCTCAGTAACAACCACCTCACAGGATTCATTGATGAGTTCTCAACTTATTCTTTGGaaattttgtttctttctaaTAACAATTTACATGGTCATTTTCCCAAGTCCATATTTAAACTCCAAAATCTAACTTACTTAGATTTGTCATCAACAAACTTGAGTGGTATTGTGCATTTTCACCAATTTTcaacatttaaaaatatatatctcCTAGATCTTTCGAACAATAGTGCTCTTTCTATCAACATTGATGGCAAAGCTCAAACCATCTCACCATACCTTGAACTTTTATATTTATCATCAACAAATATTAATAGTTTTCCTAAATTCTTAGCCCCACTACCAAATTTAAGAGTTTTAGATCTTTCGAATAACAACATTCATGGGAAAATATCGAAATTGTTTCAAAAGCAACTCTTGAACTCCTGGAACAACATTGAACACATTGATCTTAGTTTCAACAAGTTGCAAGGAGATCTTCCAATTCCACCATATGGCATTCAATACCTTTTActctcaaacaacaacttcataggaGACATTGCTTTGTCATTGTGCAATGCAAGTTCCCTGAAGGTTCTCAATTTGGCTCACAACAGCTTAACAGGGACAATACCACAATGCTTGGGAACATTTTCATCTCTTTTGATATTGGATATACAAATGAACAACCTATATGGAAGCATGCCTAGAACCTTTTCCAAAGAAAATCAATTTGAGACAATAAGGTTGAATGGAAATCAATTGGAAGGACCACTACCACACTCTTTGGCTCATTGCACAAAACTTGAAATTTTGGACCTTGGAAACAACAACATAAATGATGCATTTCCAAATTGGCTTGAAACTCTACAAGAGTTACAAGTACTCAGTCTACGATCAAATAAACTTCATGGTAAAATCACATGTTCTAACACTGAGCATTCATTTTCTAAGATGAGAATTTTTGACATCTCTCATAATAATTTAAGTGGACCCTTGCCAACATCATGCATCAAGAACTTTCGAGGAATGATGAATGTGAATGACAGCCAAATTGGTCCGGAATACATGGGTCAGGGGAATTACTATGAGGATTCTGTGGTGATCACAATAAAAGGTTTTTCTATGGAGCTAACGAGGATATTGACTACTTTCACAACAATTGATTTATCAAACAACATGTTTCAAGGAGAAATTCCTCATGTCATTGGAGAATTAATTTCTCTCAAAGGTCTCAACCTTTCAAACAATGAAATCACAGACAATATTCCTCAATCTCTGAGTAATTTGAGAAATTTGGAGTGGTTGGATCTCTCAAGGAACCAATTGACGGGTGAGATTCCGATAGCTTTGACAAATTTGAATTTTCTCTCTTTCTTAAACCTTTCACAAAACCACCTTGAGGGAATGATACCTAAAGGTCCACAGTTTGATACATTTGAAAATACATCATATGATGGAAATACAATGTTATGTGGATTCCCGTTGTCTAAATCATGCAAAAAAGATGAAGATCAACCACCACATTCAACTTCTGAAGATGAAGAGGAATCAGGTTTTGGATGGAAAGCGGTAGTAACAGGATATGCGTGTGGAGCAATATTTGGGCTGCTCTTTGGATATAATGTGTTCTTCATTGGAAAACCTGTAAGGCTTGTAAGATTCTTTGAAGGTATGTTTAACATAAGACTGAAGAGAACAGGCAACAGAGCCGGTGCAAATCGA CATGCACTTTCTAAATGGcttaaac AAATGGGATCCTTACTTTCAGTTTTGCCTTATTTTTCCCTTCACTTGTTCTTATTGCTGCTACTTACACTTTTTACTTGCTACACTTTTTCATTATGCAATCCTCACGACACCTCTGCATTGTTACAATTCAAGAACTCTTTTTTTGTCAACACTTCATCTAAACCTGAATATGATTATGACGATTATCCGTTGTATGGCTGTCCCTCTTTTTCTTTCAAGACAGAGTCTTGGAAAATAAGTAAAGACTGTTGCGAGTGGGATGGTGTCACGTGTGACAACGTTTCAGACTACGTGATTGGTCTGGACCTTAGTTGCAACAATCTAAAAGGTGAATTACATCCCAATAGCACTATCTTTCAACTTAGACACCTTCAACAACTCAACTTggcttttaatgatttttttatgtCTTCATTGCATGATGGTGTTGGTGGTCTAGTTAATCTCAGATATTTAAATCTATCGTATTGTAATCTCACGGGTAATATTCCTTCCACCATCTCTCATTTGTCAAAATTAGTATCACTTGATCTTAGCAGAAGCTACTATCAATTGGAACTCAATCCATTCACATGGAATAAACTCATTCATAATGCTACTAATTTGAGGGAGCTTTCTCTAGATTATGTGAATATGAGTTCAATCAGAGAGAGCTCTTTGTCTATGCTAAAGAATTTGTCATCCTCTTTAGTTTCTCTTAGTCTAGCATACACTGAGTTGGAAGGATATTTGTCATGTGACATCCTCTCTCTACCTAATCTTCAAAAACTAGATTTGTCTGATAATGATTATCTTAGCGGTCAACTCCCAAAGTCCAATTGGAGCACTCCTCTTACTCATTTAGACCTTCATTACTGCAATTTTAATGGAATGGTTCCTCCATCTTTGTGGAACCTCACTCAACTTACATACTTGAACCTTGCTGTCAACAATTTTGAGGGTGAGATCTCATCATTACTTTCAAAACTTACAAACCTCACTTTCTTAGATCTTGGATATAATAAATTTAGCGGCAACATTCCaaatgtttttcaaaatttaatcaaattagaaTATTTATCACTTTATAGAAATAAACTAGTTGGCCCAATTCCAAGTGAAATCGCAAAACATTCAAAATTGAGCATTCTGTATTTAGGACATAACATGTTAACTGGAACAATTCCACATTGGTGTTATAATATGCCCTCTCTGTCAAGGTTGCACCTCGGTGACAACCACCTCACAGGATTCATTAGCAACTTCTCAACTCATTCTTTAGAATATTTGTTTCTCTCTAATAACAGCTTAACAGGAGACATTGCTATGTCATTATGTAATGCAAGTTCCATGATTGTACTCAATTTGGCTCACAACAATTTAACAGGCACAATACCACAATGCCTTGGAACATTTCCTTATCTTTATATTTTGGATATGCAAATGAACAACTTCTATGGAAGCATGCCTGCAACCTTTTCcaagaaaaataattttgagaCAATAAAGTTGAATGGCAATCAATTGGAAGGACCATTGCCACACTCTCTGGCTCACTGCACATACCTTGAAATTTTGGACCTTTCAAACAACAACATATATGACACATTTCCAATGTGGCTTGAAACTCTACAAGAGTTACAAGTACTTAGTTTGCGATCAAATAAACTTCATGGTACAATCAGACGTACTAACACTGAGCATCCATTTCCTAAGTTGAGAATATTTGACATATCTGATAACAAATTTAGTGGACCTTTACCAATATCACTCCTCGAGAACTTTCAAGAAATGATGAATGTGAGTAAAAATAAAATTGGTTTGAAATACATGGGTAAGCACAGTTACTATAATGAATCTGTTGTGGTCGCAATGAAAGGCCATTTTATGGAGCTAACAAGGATATTAACTGCTCTCACAATAATTGATTTATCAAACAACATGTTTGATGGAGAAATCCCTCATGTCATTGGAGAATTAATTTCTCTCACAGGTCTCAACCTTTCAAACAATGAAATCACAGGTAATATTCCTCAATCTCTGAGTAATTTGAGAAATTTGGAGTGGTTGGATCTCTCAAGGAACCAACTGATAGGAGAAATTCCTACATCTTTGGCCATTTTGACTTTCCTCTCTTTTTTAAACCTTTCACAAAACCATCTTGAGGGAATCATACCTAAAGGCCAACAGTTTGATACATTTGGAAATGATTCATATGAAGGAAATACAATGTTATGTGGATTACCTTTGTCTAAATTATGCAAAAATGATGAAGATCAATCACCAAATTCAACATCAGAAGATAAAGAGGAATCAGGGTTTGGATGGAAAGCAGTAGTAACAGGATATGTGTGTGGGGCTGTACTTGGAATGCTGTTGGGATACAATGTCTTCTTGTTTGAAAAGCCGGAATGTCTTATAAGATTCTTTGAACATATGTTTAATGTAAGACTTAAGAGACCACGCAACAGAGCTGGTGGAATTCGCAGAAGAATGAATtaa